The Drosophila nasuta strain 15112-1781.00 chromosome 2L, ASM2355853v1, whole genome shotgun sequence genome window below encodes:
- the LOC132798437 gene encoding homeobox protein slou-like, which translates to MKRLYAESSERDGDSSLSYSHSYSEKQLSGSRSHSHRHSHSHPHSSHQQQLQHHQQQHQQALQSQQNSPPATKRLDMSKKSMSSPAVGVSVPHAMPESPSMDSKQLQSSSCTIQTPQQQQQLQQQQQQPLPAPPQVASTSTAAAAATAAATAAAAAAAAAQKVTASEMAQDKSITSEPSETTTTTTSEDVVTTYKETSQLSAANGVATASNSATPANGNSAAAAKSSSAASSSSAAAAAATASSSSTRKPSHAEPQSLSLSQGAEDKSDEASDEDGCNGCTNPVINSADNSQALDDSIESPSPSHRLAAAALAGTAAASSSSNGRGQLKVESSDVYQIVDALRRKTNLSFDLSCEALRVTLTSLDQLNNGAINPYLEAVAVHVTGKVPTPKELLGITHDAKRLQ; encoded by the exons ATGAAGCGTCTCTATGCC GAGAGTTCGGAACGTGACGGAGACTCATCGTTGTCCTATTCGCACAGCTACAGCGAAAAGCAGCTGAGTGGCAGTCGCAGTCATTCGCATCGCCATTCACACTCGCATCCACACTCTTCGCaccagcaacagttgcagcaccaccagcagcagcatcaacaagcGTTGCAATCGCAACAAAACAGTCCGCCTGCCACAAAGCGTCTGGACATGAGCAAGAAGAGCATGTCGAGTCCAGCGGTGGGCGTTAGTGTGCCACATGCCATGCCCGAATCGCCCAGCATGGACAGCAAGCAGCTGCAGAGCAGCAGTTGCACCATACAGAcaccgcagcaacagcaacaactgcagcagcaacagcaacagccgctGCCAGCTCCTCCTCAGGTGGCCAgcacatcaacagcagcagcagcggcaaccgcagcagcaactgcagctgcagcggcggcggcagcagcacaGAAAGTCACAGCCTCTGAGATGGCACAGGATAAGAGCATCACATCGGAGCCATCGGAGACAACCACAACGACGACCAGTGAAGATGTGGTCACCACATACAAGGAGACCAGTCAACTGAGTGCGGCCAACGGTGTTGCAACTGCCTCAAATTCGGCAACGCCAGCCAATGGCAATTCAGCAGCAGCGGCCAAATCATCGTCGGCTGCTTCATCATcgtcggcagcagcagcagcggcgacggcgtcgtcgtcatcgACGCGCAAACCATCGCATGCTGAGCCACAGAGTCTGAGTCTCAGCCAGGGAGCGGAGGATAAATCGGATGAGGCGAGCGATGAGGATGGCTGCAATGGTTGCACAAATCCGGTCATCAATAGTGCCGACAACAGTCAAGCGCTGGACGACAGCATTGAGAGTCCATCGCCATCGCATCGTCTCGCAGCTGCTGCATTAGCGGGAACAGCGGCAGCCTCATCATCGAGCAATGGCCGAGGACAGCTGAAGGTGGAGTCATCGGATGTCTATCAAATTGTCGATGCGCTGCGTCGGAAAACGAATCTCAGTTTCGATTTGTCGTGCGAGGCATTGCGTGTTACGTTGACCAGCCTGGATCAGTTGAACAATGGCGCCATCAATCCGTATCTGGAGGCAGTTGCTGTCCATGTTACCGGCAAAGTGCCGACGCCCAAGGAGCTGCTGGGCATCACACACGATGCGAAGCGTTTGCAGTAG